A single window of Dermacentor albipictus isolate Rhodes 1998 colony chromosome 1, USDA_Dalb.pri_finalv2, whole genome shotgun sequence DNA harbors:
- the LOC135918759 gene encoding uncharacterized protein — MATPTPKSRQSKITDKSKENQESHEGAAVSLKHSKDVSESSKPSRARVVDSVQHSKQTQPAAVDTAVAERRHSASKSPAGGRSGSVSEKPTSPRSVEKPEPAPRDKHQQDHTSSKLSAASNAAKGSQKEHHRTSEGATPTSRRSAGEPEKPIAAPRSQPERRSPQKPSSSATTDKMSTSAAYSELHQRPESSSDVLAWHGASGRTTSRELVPREQRIAADGGPFLSTPTQRSVTPENEGFITEMKAVSSKPQTPSKHRASASSDTAKLPDMRKSSSADEPTSGEQFEAAPSKKPSSSATPDKMPTRAAYSELQQRPESSSDVVLAGHGASGRTESREQRIATDRSPFSSTPRQRSVTPENEGFITEMKAVSSKPETPSKHRASASSDTAKLPDMPKSSSADKPPSEEQFEAAPSSVTQKKEEQPARMPLWQRPLTRSPNDRSADAESKKTAPLPLSAKDINSFAYKTVRDRLPVILTKVIDTVFRDRMEIERVLGLEAREETKLVVARLAKLRNEMVTNKPMVRIEDDFEDADIWNSVLNEYATKHSCKPRWFEAPWLYIETYFYRRIFEAFQLTTKLRDYDPFNKLKRDALYGSFSAVRALCDFLRRDTPRDATVETLQPTTYRLIEVSLWGNRCDLSLSCGADRSSQAGSLQQTERLRPYIISNHADKLLQHLCRLRERNFNGELIQLHCVLDNSGYELATDLALLDFLHETGYVATVTIHTKAIPWYVSDVMRRDLFWTLRELEDSDHIATQALGERCQRRIKNGVWHVMDDVFWTQSFDYAEMATRRPDLYKILQSADLILFKGDLNYRKLVGDLSWHPTVSFKKALRGFEPTFVCALRTLKADTVAGIDPAIVSVVAQKSPDWMVTGEYAVIQCAGVECKEEPSLLPTPSDEASPKKSSTGTSVHASGTSASAHTAV; from the exons ATGGCCACTCCTACACCCAAATCGCGACAATCGAAAATCACAGATAAATCTAAGGAAAACCAGGAAAGCCACGAAGGCGCCGCCGTGAGTCTGAAACATTCTAAAGATGTGTCAGAAAGCTCGAAGCCGTCGCGGGCACGAGTCGTCGATAGCGTGCAGCATTCGAAACAAACTCAACCGGCGGCAGTCGACACAGCAGTCGCCGAACGCAGGCATTCGGCGTCCAAATCGCCTGCAGGCGGCCGATCTGGCAGCGTTTCAGAGAAACCTACGTCTCCACGCTCCGTAGAAAAACCAGAACCAGCGCCGCGCGATAAGCACCAACAAGATCACACTTCATCAAAGTTGTCGGCGGCATCGAATGCGGCCAAAGGCAGCCAAAAAGAGCACCACCGCACATCCGAAGGAGCGACGCCAACGTCTCGGCGATCCGCCGGTGAACCGGAAAAGCCGATCGCGGCCCCGCGCAGCCAACCAGAGCGGCGCTCACCACAGAAACCATCGAGCTCGGCGACGACGGATAAGATGTCGACAAGCGCTGCCTACTCGGAGTTACATCAGCGGCCGGAGTCGAGCAGTGATGTACTCGCGTGGCACGGTGCTTCCGGAAGGACTACGTCGCGAGAATTGGTGCCGCGAGAACAACGGATCGCTGCAGACGGAGGTCCGTTCTTATCGACACCCACCCAACGCTCTGTGACCCCCGAAAACGAGGGCTTTATCACTGAAATGAAAGCGGTTTCCTCCAAGCCCCAGACGCCAAGCAAGCACCGCGCGTCGGCATCGTCGGACACCGCAAAGCTGCCCGACATGCGAAAGTCGTCGTCTGCCGACGAGCCTACGAGCGGAGAGCAATTCGAGGCGGCACCGAGCAAGAAACCATCGAGCTCGGCGACGCCGGATAAGATGCcgacaagagctgcctactcggaGCTACAGCAGCGGCCGGAGTCGAGCAGTGATGTGGTACTCGCGGGGCACGGTGCTTCCGGAAGGACTGAGTCGCGAGAACAACGGATCGCTACAGACAGGAGTCCGTTCTCCTCGACACCCAGGCAACGCTCTGTGACCCCCGAAAACGAGGGCTTTATCACTGAAATGAAAGCGGTTTCCTCCAAGCCCGAGACGCCAAGCAAGCACCGCGCGTCGGCATCGTCGGACACCGCAAAGCTGCCCGACATGCCAAAGTCGTCGTCTGCCGACAAGCCTCCGAGCGAAGAGCAATTCGAGGCGGCACCGAGCAGCGTGACACAAAAGAAGGAGGAACAGCCGGCAAGAATGCCACTGTGGCAGCGGCCACTGACAAGATCACCAAACGATCGTTCAGCAGATGCAGAAAGCAAAAAGACGGCGCCCCTTCCCCTTAGCGCAAAGGACATCAACAGCTTTGCCTACAAGACAGTGCGCGACAGGCTGCCAGTCATCTTGACAAAAGTCATCGACACTGTTTTCAGGGACCGCATGGAAATTGAGCGAGTGCTGGGCCTCGAAGCACGTGAGGAGACCAAACTCGTCGTGGCGCGCCTCGCCAAGCTACGCAACGAGATGGTTACCAACAAGCCCATGGTACGCATAGAAGACGACTTTGAAGATGCGGACATTTGGAACAGTGTACTGAATGAGTACGCAACGAAACACAGTTGCAAACCCCGCTGGTTCGAGGCCCCCTGGCTCTACATCGAGACCTACTTCTATCGGCGCATTTTTGAGGCATTCCAGCTCACGACCAAGCTGAGAGACTATGACCCCTTCAACAAGCTCAAGCGGGATGCCCTTTACGGCTCTTTCAGTGCAGTGCGGGCTCTGTGCGACTTTTTGCGCCGAGACACGCCTCGAGATGCTACCGTGGAAACCCTTCAACCAACCACCTACAG GCTGATTGAAGTCTCACTTTGGGGCAACCGTTGTGACCTCTCGCTGTCTTGTGGTGCGGACAGATCAAGCCAAGCAGGTTCACTACAGCAGACTGAGAGATTGCGACCGTACATCATCTCTAACCATGCTGACAAGCTGTTGCAGCATCTCTGCAGGCTCCGGGAACGAAACTTTAATGGCGAGCTCATCCAACTGCATTGTGTGCTGGACAATTCAGGCTACGAGCTAGCCACCGACCTGGCTCTCCTTGACTTCCTTCACGAAACTGGATACGTAGCCACTGTGACAATCCACACTAAGGCCATCCCTTGGTACGTGTCGGATGTTATGCGACGGGACCTATTCTGGACCTTGCGTGAATTGGAAGACAGTGACCACATTGCTACACAGGCCCTTGGTGAACGGTGCCAACGTCGAATCAAGAATGGAGTGTGGCATGTGATGGATGACGTCTTTTGGACACAATCATTCGACTATGCTGAGATGGCAACAAGACGGCCTGACCTTTACAAGATTTTACAGTCAGCAGATTTAATACTCTTTAAAGGAGATCTTAACTACAGAAAACTTGTCGGTGACCTCAGCTGGCACCCCACGGTTTCCTTCAAGAAAGCACTGCGGGGCTTTGAGCCAACATTTGTATGTGCCTTGCGCACGTTGAAGGCCGACACCGTAGCGGGCATTGATCCAGCGATTGTCAGTGTTGTGGCCCAGAAGTCACCAGACTGGATGGTCACAGGCGAGTATGCTGTGATTCAGTGCGCTGGAGTGGAATGTAAGGAAGAGCCAAGCTTACTTCCCACACCTTCAGATGAAGCTAGCCCTAAAAAATCCAGCACTGGTACATCAGTGCATGCATCAGGAACCTCTGCTTCAGCACATACAGCTGTGTGA